The DNA window GTCGAAGAGGCACGCCGGGCGCTCGCCGCCCTCGCGGCCCGAGAGGTGGCGCGAGTAGTTCTCGATGCCCGCACACGTCCCGATCTCGAGCATCATCTCGATGTCGAAGTTCGTGCGCTGCTCCAGCCGCTGCGCCTCCAGCAGCTTCCCCTCGTTGCGCATCACCGCGAGGCGCTCCTCGAGCTCCGCGCGGATCGCCTTCACCGCGCGCTCCAGGCTGGGGCGGTTGGTGATGAAGTGCTTGGCGGGGTAGATGGCCGACTTCTCGAGCGTCGCGATCGTCTCGCCGGTGAGCGCGTTGATCTTGGAGATGCGCTCGATCTCGTCGCCCCACAGCTCCACGCGCACGCCCTGCTCCTCGTAGGCCGGCAGGATCTCGACGGTGTCGCCGCGCACGCGGAAGGTGCCGCGCTCGAACGCGACGTCGTTGCGGCTGTACTGGATGGCCACCAGCTGCCGCAGGATCTCGTCGCGCGCGACCTTCTGGCCGCGCTGCAGCTCGACCATGCGCGCCTTGTACTCGACCGGATCGCCGAGGCCGTAGATCGCGCTCACCGTGGAGACGATGATGACGTCCTCGCGCTCCATCAGCGACGACGTGGCGCGCAGCCGCAGCCGGTCGATGTCCTCGTTGATCGACGCGTCCTTCTCGATGTACGTGTCGCTCGACGGGACGTACGCCTCGGGCTGGTAGTAGTCGTAGTACGAGATGAAGTACTCGACCGCGTTCGTCGGGAAGAAGCTCTTGAGCTCCCCGTACAGCTGCGCCGCCAGCGTCTTGTTGTGCGACAGCACGAGCGTCGGGCGCCCGTGGTTCGCGATGACGTGGGCCATCGTCATCGTCTTGCCCGAGCCCGTGACGCCCAGGAGCGTCTGGAAGCGGTCGCCGCGGGCGAGGCCGGCGGTCAGCTCCTTGATGGCGCGGGGCTGGTCCCCCGCGGGGGCGAACGGGGCCTGCACGTGGAACTCGGCGCGGTCGGTCATGCGAGCAATCTAACCTCCCCTGCCGGTTTCCGTTCGGTGGACCTGCGCGGGCCCCGCCCGCGGGCGCTGGCGCTACTGGAGACGCGGGTACTCGGGCCGGGCGCCGCCGCCTCCCGCCGACGGTGCGGCGGGCTGGCGGGCGGGCGGCGCGGTCGGCTGGCCGGCCGCCGGCTGCGCCCCGGCCGGTGGCAGGGGAGGCATGTGCCGCGCCGCGCGGCGCACGAACACCGCCCCGGCGACGGCGGCCAGCAGGGCGACGCCGAGCGCGACGAGGGCCCGCGCGGGCGGCGCGGCGGCGGGACGGGACTCCGAGCGCACGTCACTCATCGGAGACGTCCAGCCGCTCGCGGCGGGCCACCTCGCCGATCCCCTTCACCCGCCGGATGACGCGGATGATCTTCTGCAGGTGGGTGAGGTTCTCGACCTCCACCACCACCGAGCCGGTCGCGCGCCCGTCCGCCGTCTTCAGCTCCATGTGCCGGATGTCGGTGCCCGTCGTCGTGACCGCCTGCGCCACGTCGGCGTAGAGCCCGCGGCGGTCGTAGCCTTCCAGGGAGAGGCGGACCGTGAACCGCTCCCCCTCCATCTCCTGCCAGTCGATCTCCAGCCGCCGCTCGGGCTCGTGCACGAGCATGAGCAGGTTGGGGCAGTCCGAGCGGTGGATGCTGACGCCGCGGCCGCGCGTCACGTAGCCCACCACCGGGTCGCCCGGCACCGGCTGGCAGCACTGGGCGTAGCGCACCATGAGGCCGTCGGCGCCCTGGATGCGCACGCCCTTGCCGCCGCCGCGCATGCGGTCCACCAGGCGCTCGAAGGCGCTGGCCGGCTTCGCGGGCTCGGTCGTCGGCTCCAGCTCCGGGTGGAGCGCGCGCAGCACCTGCAGCACCGGGACGTCCCCCTGGCCGATGGACGCGATCAGGTGCGTGACGTCCTGCAGCTTGAGCTGCCGCGCGATGGTCAGCAGCTGCGCGTCGTCGGGCTTCGCCAGCTTCCGGCGCCGCAGCTCGCGCTCGAGGATCTCGCGGCCCACCTTGGCGGCCGTCTTCTGCTCCTCGATGCGCAGCCACTGCCGGATGCGGTGCCGCGCGCGGCTCGTGCGCACGTGCGCCAGCCAGTCGCGGCTCGGCCGCGCGGTGGGCGCGGTGATGATCTCGACCGTCTCCGAGTTCTTCAGCTGCCGCGCGAGCGGCGCGATGCGCCCGTTGACCTTCGCGCCCGAGCAGTGGAGCCCGACCTCGGTGTGCACGGCGAACGCGAAGTCGATCGGCGTCGCGCCCTTGGGCAGCTGGATGACGTCGCCCGTCGGCGTGAAGACGAAGATCTCGTCCTGGTACAGGTCGAGCTTCAGGAACTCGAGGAACTCGTCGGGATCCTTGGCGTCGACCTGCAGCTCCAGCACCTGCCGGAACCACGCCAGGTGGCGATCGAGGTCGTCCTGCCCGTTCGGGCCCGTCTCCTTGTAGCGCCAGTGCGCCGCGATGCCGTAGTCGGCGGTGCGGTGCATGTCGCGCGTGCGGATCTGGATCTCGAACAGCTGCTTGCCGGGGCCGAACACCGTCGTGTGCAGCGACTGGTAGCCGTTCGACTTGGGCTGCGC is part of the Roseisolibacter agri genome and encodes:
- a CDS encoding RelA/SpoT family protein, encoding MSTTVLSEIIPGWDLGADAVHERLDPELLVKAYRYSERAHEGQTRSSGDPYVSHCVEVAKILADLQLDSVTVAAGLIHDVVEDTEITVDDVAREFGDEVAQIVDGLTKIGNLPMHSSQERQVENYRKLLLSVAKDARVILIKLADRLHNMRTLDYLAPEKRRRIAQETRDLYAPLAHRFGMAKVRWELEDLAFKHLEPEEYRALAKLVATKRGEREALIAQLREPLERQLRGAGIEVQDVAGRPKHLWSIYKKMKQREKPYEEIYDLLAIRVLVNSVPECYHTLGVIHEYWTPVQERIKDYIAQPKSNGYQSLHTTVFGPGKQLFEIQIRTRDMHRTADYGIAAHWRYKETGPNGQDDLDRHLAWFRQVLELQVDAKDPDEFLEFLKLDLYQDEIFVFTPTGDVIQLPKGATPIDFAFAVHTEVGLHCSGAKVNGRIAPLARQLKNSETVEIITAPTARPSRDWLAHVRTSRARHRIRQWLRIEEQKTAAKVGREILERELRRRKLAKPDDAQLLTIARQLKLQDVTHLIASIGQGDVPVLQVLRALHPELEPTTEPAKPASAFERLVDRMRGGGKGVRIQGADGLMVRYAQCCQPVPGDPVVGYVTRGRGVSIHRSDCPNLLMLVHEPERRLEIDWQEMEGERFTVRLSLEGYDRRGLYADVAQAVTTTGTDIRHMELKTADGRATGSVVVEVENLTHLQKIIRVIRRVKGIGEVARRERLDVSDE